A genome region from Eurosta solidaginis isolate ZX-2024a chromosome 2, ASM4086904v1, whole genome shotgun sequence includes the following:
- the Cyp6a16 gene encoding cytochrome P450 6a8, translating into MYLIFLVLSTIISLILSYVSYKYRYWERKGVPQLKPQFFFGSFFELDSIHKTKLIRKVYQQFKDGKTKIAGTYVYTKPAVVILDFEIIKSILIKDFNYFLDRFANRSENMTGPLDMQLFLCPGDKWRHLRIKLTPTFTSLKMKGMFPTVLEVAKQLDAAFRLHVSKTPNEDMELHEMMARYTTDIIGHCAFGVECNSLKDPNVEFRHMGRKVFYPQYFSIRWRIFQLTYPHLFKIFTFFNYRRFALDVEQFITHLVRETVRIREEQNIKRNDFLNLLMEMRHQKDENGQPLMTTENMAAQVFAFFIAGFETSSSNLSFGIYELAKNPHIQDKLRAEIMSVMAKHNGKLTYEAIQDMTYLDCVMTETIRMYPALAAITRITTEDYKIPGMDVVIEKDTHVWIPAKEIHYDPDVYENPTEFRPERFSPEEVQKRHPQAFLGFGDGPRNCIGLRFARMEVRVGLITLLTNYRFTTTEKTPKHVEISKYSSVLVPHSKLYVKVEKL; encoded by the exons ATGTACCTAATTTTCTTAGTACTGAGCACCATCATATCCTTGATACTCAGCTATGTTAGCTACAAATATAGATATTGGGAACGCAAAGGTGTACCACAGCTGAAGCCGCAATTTTTCTTCGGTAGCTTTTTCGAACTGGACTCTATACATAAAACGAAATTGATACGCAAAGTTTATCAGCAATTTAAAGATGGCAAAACGAAAATAGCTGGCACATATGTGTACACTAAACCCGCTGTTGTTATACTCGATTTTGAAATAATCAAATCGATATTAATTAAAGATTTCAATTATTTTCTCGATCGTTTTGCAAATCGTTCCGAAAATATGACTGGCCCACTTGATATGCAACTTTTTCTATGCCCAGGCGATAAATGGCGGCATTTACGCATCAAATTAACACCAACTTTTACATCGTTAAAAATGAAGGGCATGTTTCCCACTGTATTGGAGGTGGCCAAACAATTAGATGCTGCCTTTCGTTTGCATGTGAGCAAAACACCCAACGAGGATATGGAATTGCATGAAATGATGGCACGCTACACTACCGATATTATTGGACATTGCGCTTTTGGCGTGGAATGCAATAGTTTGAAGGATCCCAATGTTGAATTTCGTCATATGGGTCGTAAAGTGTTTTATCCCCAATACTTTTCGATACGTTGGCGTATATTTCAATTAACTTATCCGCATCTAtttaaaatattcacatttttcaactATAGACGTTTTGCACTCGATGTTGAACAGTTTATTACACATTTGGTGCGTGAAACTGTGCGTATACGTGAAGAGCAAAACATTAAACGTAACGATTTTTTGAATCTCTTAATGGAAATGAGACATCAAAAAGATGAAAATGGTCAACCCTTAATGACTACTGAAAATATGGCAGCACAAGTATTTGCATTCTTTATTGCCGGTTTTGAGACAAGTTCGAGTAATTTGAGTTTCGGTATTTATGAGTTGGCAAAAAATCCGCATATACAAGATAAACTGCGAGCTGAGATTATGAGCGTTATGGCGAAGCACAACGGCAAATTGACATATGAAGCGATACAGGATATGACATATTTAGATTGTGTGATGACGG AAACTATTCGCATGTATCCCGCCCTCGCAGCAATTACTCGTATTACAACGGAGGACTATAAAATTCCCGGTATGGATGTTGTAATAGAGAAGGATACACATGTTTGGATACCTGCCAAAGAAATTCACTACGATCCCGATGTTTATGAAAATCCCACAGAATTCCGACCTGAACGTTTTAGTCCAGAAGAAGTACAAAAGCGTCATCCTCAAGCTTTTCTCGGTTTTGGTGATGGACCCAGAAATTGTATTGGCTTGCGTTTTGCAAGAATGGAAGTTCGTGTTGGATTAATAACATTATTGACAAATTATCGCTTTACGACGACAGAAAAAACACCAAAGCATGTGGAAATTTCAAAATATAGCTCAGTTCTGGTGCCACATAGTAAACTTTATGTGAAGGTAGAAAAGTTGTGA